The nucleotide sequence TCAAAGTTAATGCTGATCAACCTCAGTTAGATATCCTGGCTGGCATCAAGGAAAAGGATTGGGAAAAAATTCAGCAAATTGTGATGGAGATTGATCAGATTACAGCAGGGATAAAACTAAAGCAGATCACAAACTTACTCCAACGGAAAGGCTACCAGTTAGTGATTGATCAAGAAGTATCGTTGGCAGATACAGGGGTTTACCGTATCTACGCCAGACGTAACAATCGGCTAAATCAATTCTCCTAGTATCCAACAGGAATGAAAATCCCTTTTGTTCTACGGACACACTGATTACTCAGCTTACTCAGCACCCTTCACACTGAGGCACTCAGCCTTCCTGATAAGGAAGTGGATCGTCCAATCCCAACTCAGCAAAGGCAGCCAATCGCAACCGACAAGCATCACAAACACCACAAGCTAGATCGTTACCTGTGTAGCATGACCAGGTTTTTTCCCAAGGGACACCCAGCTGATTGCCTAATTTGATAATTTCGGTTTTTTTCAGGTCAATCAGAGGAGTGACAATTTTAATTCCATTGCCCTCCCTACCTTGTTTCGTCCCCAAATCAAAAGCTGTCTGCATTGCTTGGATATAATCCGGACGGCAATCTGGATACCCAGAATAATCTAAGGCATTGACACCCACATAGACTCCCTCAGCACCAATTGCTTCTGCATAGGATAAGCCAAAGCTCAGAAAAATCGTGTTACGGGCTGGAACGTAGGTAATGGGGATTT is from Moorena sp. SIOASIH and encodes:
- the queC gene encoding 7-cyano-7-deazaguanine synthase QueC produces the protein MSKKVIVLLSGGLDSATVLYQSVGDGYECYALSFDYQQRHRRELKSAYAIATAAGVKEHQVVRFDLRQWGGSALTDDNLDLPKERSLEQMSQEIPITYVPARNTIFLSFGLSYAEAIGAEGVYVGVNALDYSGYPDCRPDYIQAMQTAFDLGTKQGREGNGIKIVTPLIDLKKTEIIKLGNQLGVPWEKTWSCYTGNDLACGVCDACRLRLAAFAELGLDDPLPYQEG